From Rhodoferax sp. AJA081-3, the proteins below share one genomic window:
- a CDS encoding helix-turn-helix transcriptional regulator yields the protein MSTTADLVSALKHELKAARMTYADLAVAMGMAESSIKRMLAKGDMPLSRIDAICRALKLDFADLARRVADAQPLLAQLTQEQERAVVADKKLLLVAICVLSQWTLEQIVASYRLTEAECIGYLAQLDRIGIIELRPLNRYRLKLAKAFRWRPHGPVMDYFRDNALLDYFSGGFDGAGEGLLLVHGSVSRSLAPSFMERMQRVAQDFAQQHLADQKLQDKDREGYTLLLAMRSWEFEAFGALRR from the coding sequence ATGAGCACCACCGCCGACCTTGTATCCGCCCTGAAGCACGAGCTTAAGGCCGCCCGCATGACCTATGCCGACCTAGCCGTTGCCATGGGCATGGCCGAATCCAGCATCAAACGCATGTTGGCCAAGGGTGATATGCCGCTGTCGCGCATAGACGCCATCTGCCGCGCCCTCAAGCTGGACTTTGCCGATCTGGCCCGCCGTGTGGCCGACGCACAGCCGCTCTTGGCCCAGCTGACGCAGGAGCAGGAGCGCGCCGTGGTGGCCGACAAGAAGCTGCTGCTGGTGGCCATCTGTGTGCTCAGCCAGTGGACGCTGGAGCAGATCGTGGCCAGCTACCGCCTGACCGAGGCTGAATGCATTGGTTACCTGGCCCAGCTGGACCGCATCGGCATCATCGAGCTGCGCCCACTCAACCGCTACCGCCTCAAGCTGGCCAAGGCCTTCCGCTGGCGCCCGCACGGGCCGGTGATGGATTACTTCCGCGACAACGCGCTGTTGGACTATTTCTCGGGTGGTTTTGACGGCGCGGGCGAAGGCCTGCTGCTGGTGCACGGCTCGGTCAGCCGCAGCCTGGCGCCGTCTTTTATGGAGCGTATGCAGCGTGTGGCGCAAGACTTTGCACAACAGCACCTGGCCGACCAGAAACTGCAGGACAAGGACCGCGAGGGCTACACGCTGCTCTTGGCCATGCGCAGTTGGGAGTTTGAGGCCTTTGGTGCCTTGCGCCGTTGA
- a CDS encoding aldehyde dehydrogenase family protein, with product MESNQHASKNVANLIAPHAFEVDSIADVKAEIFGPVLQVVRWNGDPADIIAQVNALGYGLTCGIQTRIDSRAQALAHAAHVGNIYINRNMIGAVVGVQPWW from the coding sequence GTGGAATCTAATCAACATGCTAGTAAAAACGTAGCAAATCTGATCGCGCCCCACGCGTTCGAGGTGGACAGCATTGCGGATGTGAAGGCCGAAATCTTCGGCCCGGTGCTACAGGTGGTGCGCTGGAACGGCGACCCCGCCGACATCATCGCCCAGGTCAATGCACTGGGTTATGGCCTGACCTGCGGCATCCAGACCCGCATCGACAGCCGCGCCCAGGCCCTGGCCCACGCGGCCCATGTGGGCAACATCTACATCAATCGCAACATGATTGGTGCCGTGGTGGGTGTGCAGCCTTGGTGGTGA
- a CDS encoding aldehyde dehydrogenase family protein translates to MLAKPAEQTPGVAQVAVQLMHAAGVPADALQLLHGAGETVGAALVAQPGVAGVVFTGSTQVAKIINRALAAKDGAIVPLIAETGGINAMVVDSSAPPEQVVDAVVQSAFRSAGQRCSALRLLCVHAAIADGVIAMLKGAASELVAGDTADLATDVGPVIDAEAYDNIQKHIQRLRLEEKVLLAPWNLINMLVKT, encoded by the coding sequence GTGCTGGCCAAACCGGCCGAGCAAACGCCGGGCGTGGCCCAGGTTGCCGTGCAACTGATGCATGCCGCGGGTGTGCCTGCGGATGCCCTCCAACTGCTGCACGGTGCGGGTGAAACCGTGGGCGCAGCCCTGGTGGCCCAGCCTGGCGTTGCTGGTGTGGTGTTCACCGGCTCCACCCAGGTTGCCAAGATCATCAACCGTGCGCTGGCCGCCAAAGACGGCGCGATTGTTCCGCTGATTGCCGAAACCGGCGGCATTAACGCCATGGTGGTGGACTCCAGCGCCCCGCCCGAGCAGGTGGTCGATGCGGTGGTGCAAAGCGCCTTCCGCAGCGCCGGACAACGCTGCTCCGCGCTGCGCCTGTTGTGTGTGCACGCTGCTATTGCTGATGGTGTCATCGCCATGCTCAAAGGTGCAGCCAGCGAGCTGGTGGCCGGTGATACGGCCGATCTGGCCACTGATGTGGGCCCCGTCATCGACGCGGAAGCGTATGACAACATCCAGAAGCACATTCAGCGCCTGCGCCTTGAGGAAAAAGTGCTTCTAGCCCCGTGGAATCTAATCAACATGCTAGTAAAAACGTAG
- a CDS encoding aldehyde dehydrogenase family protein — MQELLISPLRLEPHSSLPLPPVLFGAHAGARKNSTGLDLTVPTMREPLMAALASTTVPVVPEFNTQNTASAFAAAHASYKQWSKTAVAERATVLRRAADTMLEQTPAFCALLVKEAHKTWGDAVSEVREAVDFLRYYADEAERIMQPMAMPQVHGVPPALASYAFGVTGETNTLSLTARGVWVCISPWNFRWLFCRPGCRGLGHRQHRAGQTGRANAGRGPGCRATDACRGCACGCPPTAARCG; from the coding sequence ATGCAAGAGCTGCTGATTTCTCCGCTGCGCCTGGAGCCCCATTCCAGCCTGCCACTGCCTCCGGTTCTGTTTGGTGCCCACGCTGGTGCCCGCAAAAACAGCACGGGTCTGGACCTGACCGTGCCCACCATGCGCGAGCCGTTGATGGCCGCGCTGGCCAGCACCACCGTGCCCGTGGTGCCGGAGTTCAACACGCAGAACACGGCCAGCGCCTTTGCCGCCGCCCATGCCAGCTACAAACAATGGAGCAAGACGGCAGTGGCCGAGCGCGCCACCGTCCTGCGCCGCGCTGCTGACACCATGCTGGAGCAAACCCCTGCCTTCTGCGCGCTGCTGGTCAAGGAAGCGCACAAAACCTGGGGCGACGCGGTGAGTGAAGTGCGCGAGGCGGTGGACTTTCTGCGCTACTACGCCGACGAAGCCGAACGCATCATGCAACCCATGGCCATGCCCCAAGTCCACGGCGTGCCACCCGCGCTGGCCAGTTACGCCTTTGGTGTAACCGGCGAGACCAATACCTTGTCGCTGACCGCGCGTGGTGTGTGGGTCTGCATCAGCCCGTGGAATTTCCGCTGGCTATTTTGTCGGCCAGGTTGCCGCGGCCTTGGCCACCGGCAACACCGTGCTGGCCAAACCGGCCGAGCAAACGCCGGGCGTGGCCCAGGTTGCCGTGCAACTGATGCATGCCGCGGGTGTGCCTGCGGATGCCCTCCAACTGCTGCACGGTGCGGGTGA
- a CDS encoding proline dehydrogenase family protein: protein MPVPQRLPFPYRPEASVVAHHLQTVSQALDWADAARSAAPWVQAVRDNPPPFWAMESLLKEYPISSAEGLALMRLAEALLRVPDAETAIALTADQLGRADFDGSGDKVLARLSSTAIAMSKHFLPGAADGNAKSEPGLMGKLGAKTVVAATLRAVQLLGRQFVLGQNMKEAQREADSARKHANLTFSYDMLGEGARTDEDALRYLQSYADAIDSIAAKADKTVALEKNDGISIKLSALHPRYEDAHSTRVMAELVPACGACASAPLPPISI from the coding sequence ATGCCCGTCCCGCAACGCCTGCCTTTCCCCTACCGCCCTGAAGCCTCTGTGGTTGCCCACCACCTGCAGACCGTGAGCCAGGCTTTGGACTGGGCAGACGCGGCGCGCTCTGCCGCACCCTGGGTGCAGGCCGTGCGTGACAACCCGCCGCCGTTTTGGGCCATGGAGAGCCTGCTCAAGGAATACCCCATTTCCAGCGCCGAAGGTCTAGCCCTGATGCGCCTGGCCGAGGCGCTGTTGCGCGTGCCGGATGCCGAGACCGCCATTGCGCTGACCGCCGATCAACTGGGCCGTGCCGACTTTGATGGCAGCGGCGACAAGGTGCTGGCGCGCCTGTCCAGCACGGCCATTGCGATGTCGAAACACTTCCTGCCGGGTGCTGCCGATGGCAATGCCAAGAGCGAACCTGGGTTGATGGGCAAGCTGGGCGCCAAGACGGTTGTCGCTGCCACGCTGCGCGCTGTGCAGTTGCTGGGCCGCCAGTTTGTGCTGGGCCAGAACATGAAGGAGGCGCAGCGCGAGGCCGACAGCGCCCGCAAACATGCCAACCTGACCTTCAGCTACGACATGCTGGGCGAGGGTGCGCGCACCGACGAGGATGCGCTGCGGTATCTGCAAAGTTATGCCGATGCTATTGATTCAATAGCTGCTAAGGCAGATAAGACGGTGGCTCTGGAGAAGAATGACGGTATCTCCATCAAGCTGAGTGCATTGCACCCACGTTACGAAGACGCCCACAGTACACGCGTCATGGCCGAGCTGGTGCCCGCGTGTGGGGCCTGTGCCAGCGCGCCGCTGCCGCCAATATCAATCTGA
- a CDS encoding serine/threonine-protein kinase, with protein sequence MGIVYEGFDPVIERTVAIKTILPQQLQAEEAAQVLARFKREAQAAGRLNHPGIVAVYDYGEAVVDEDHTMVAGEAAQQARQRVAYIAMEFVKGKELREFFEANERFALKDVERLMGEILDALAHAHANGVVHRDMKPANLIVLADGKVKVADFGIARVEKSELTQVGTVMGTPAYMSPEQFMGQPVDGRSDIFSCGVILYQFLTGEKPFTGNSTTIMYKVLHEEPLAPSLLNVALPAAFDAVVKKAMAKNPDERYQTAQEFAQAIKTTLGGAAASASTAAADPDRTELSVAPVAAAPAVASAPAKAAAQPAASAGSKGSPPPLWEQTAAGASANAGKSKSMRHWLQPWPSSARPLWAGAVTCLAAAAVRAVAAAPSWRSRQAPAVPCPPLQHPPPHQQRRPAQQSSRWSRAPWSSARLAW encoded by the coding sequence ATGGGCATTGTGTATGAGGGTTTCGACCCGGTCATAGAACGCACCGTCGCCATCAAAACCATCCTGCCGCAGCAGCTGCAGGCAGAAGAGGCCGCGCAGGTACTGGCCCGTTTCAAGCGGGAGGCCCAGGCAGCCGGTCGGCTCAACCACCCGGGCATCGTGGCGGTTTACGACTATGGGGAAGCGGTGGTCGATGAAGACCACACCATGGTGGCCGGCGAGGCGGCGCAGCAGGCGCGCCAGCGTGTGGCCTATATCGCCATGGAGTTTGTCAAAGGCAAGGAGCTGCGCGAATTCTTTGAGGCCAACGAACGTTTTGCCCTGAAGGACGTGGAACGCCTGATGGGCGAGATTCTGGACGCGCTGGCCCACGCCCATGCCAATGGCGTGGTGCACCGCGACATGAAACCCGCCAACCTGATTGTGCTGGCCGATGGCAAGGTCAAGGTGGCCGACTTTGGCATTGCCCGTGTCGAAAAATCCGAGCTGACACAAGTGGGCACCGTGATGGGTACCCCGGCTTATATGTCGCCCGAGCAGTTCATGGGCCAGCCGGTCGATGGACGCAGCGATATCTTCTCGTGCGGCGTCATCCTGTACCAGTTTTTGACGGGCGAGAAGCCGTTTACCGGCAACTCCACCACCATCATGTACAAGGTACTGCACGAGGAGCCGTTGGCGCCTTCGCTGCTGAATGTGGCCCTGCCCGCAGCCTTCGACGCGGTGGTCAAGAAGGCCATGGCCAAGAACCCGGACGAGCGGTACCAGACCGCGCAAGAGTTTGCGCAGGCCATCAAGACCACGTTGGGAGGCGCAGCGGCAAGTGCGTCCACGGCGGCCGCAGACCCTGACCGTACCGAGCTGAGCGTGGCGCCCGTCGCAGCCGCACCGGCCGTCGCGTCTGCCCCCGCCAAGGCAGCGGCACAACCGGCTGCCAGCGCCGGCTCCAAAGGCAGCCCGCCGCCGCTGTGGGAGCAGACCGCTGCAGGCGCATCGGCTAACGCCGGCAAAAGCAAATCAATGCGGCACTGGTTGCAACCGTGGCCGTCATCGGCGCGGCCATTGTGGGCGGGGGCGGTTACATGCTTAGCCGCGGCGGCAGTGCGGGCGGTGGCAGCAGCGCCGTCGTGGCGCAGCAGGCAGGCGCCAGCGGTGCCGTGTCCACCGCTGCAACACCCGCCACCACACCAGCAGCGACGACCAGCCCAGCAGAGCTCGCGCTGGAGCCGGGCACCATGGTCATCAGCGCGATTGGCCTGGTAG
- a CDS encoding adenylate/guanylate cyclase domain-containing protein, whose amino-acid sequence MHHKITALPVVSQVKRSVRIGFHFGPVIEENNDVFGDTVNVAARMAGLAKGGQIITTGATVACMAHMLQLSTRNIAALSVKGKGDDVAVSEVIWQGGEELTMTTSSLAFTSKVVTLRLEHCLQDRAWVVDSAHASIVLGRDASCDIVIADRNASRQHARIECRRDKFFWLTKAPMAHRWLLPMRPKCCCAAKKLCCAAGGVLALGAR is encoded by the coding sequence ATGCACCACAAGATCACGGCCCTGCCCGTGGTGTCGCAGGTCAAGCGCAGCGTGCGCATAGGCTTTCATTTTGGCCCGGTCATCGAAGAAAACAACGACGTGTTTGGCGACACGGTCAACGTGGCCGCCCGTATGGCGGGCCTGGCCAAGGGTGGCCAAATCATCACCACTGGCGCCACCGTGGCTTGCATGGCGCACATGCTGCAGCTCTCTACGCGTAATATCGCCGCCCTGTCGGTCAAGGGCAAGGGTGACGATGTGGCCGTGAGTGAGGTCATCTGGCAAGGTGGTGAAGAGCTGACCATGACAACGTCCTCCTTGGCATTCACCAGCAAGGTGGTGACATTGCGCCTGGAGCATTGTCTGCAGGACCGGGCATGGGTGGTGGACAGCGCCCATGCTTCCATTGTGCTGGGGCGTGATGCCAGTTGTGACATCGTCATCGCAGACCGCAATGCATCACGCCAGCACGCCCGCATCGAATGTCGGCGCGACAAGTTTTTCTGGTTGACCAAAGCACCAATGGCACATCGGTGGTTATTGCCGATGAGGCCGAAGTGTTGTTGCGCCGCGAAGAAATTATGCTGCGCGGCAGGGGGCGTATTGGCTTTGGGCGCTCGGTGA
- a CDS encoding adenylate/guanylate cyclase domain-containing protein, which yields MLGGLSTTVSTRPTANLAVLFADVVGSTKLYDTFGDATAKQMIDECLAVLQGVVLQYGGRVIKTIGDEIMCVAQC from the coding sequence GTGCTCGGCGGTTTGTCCACCACGGTGTCCACCCGGCCCACGGCCAATCTGGCGGTGTTGTTTGCCGATGTGGTGGGCAGCACCAAGCTCTACGACACGTTTGGTGATGCAACGGCCAAGCAGATGATCGACGAATGCCTGGCGGTTTTGCAGGGTGTGGTCTTGCAGTACGGCGGGCGGGTCATCAAGACCATTGGCGACGAAATCATGTGTGTTGCCCAGTGCTGA
- a CDS encoding NAD(P)-binding domain-containing protein — MPSTNPKTYEAVTPTRVAFLGLGVMGYPMAGHLALAGHSVTVYNRTASKSIAWCAEFSGLEAKMA; from the coding sequence ATGCCATCCACCAACCCCAAAACCTACGAAGCCGTTACCCCCACCCGCGTCGCCTTTCTCGGCCTGGGCGTCATGGGTTACCCCATGGCCGGTCACCTGGCACTGGCGGGTCACAGCGTGACCGTTTACAACCGAACTGCTAGCAAATCGATAGCATGGTGCGCAGAATTTTCGGGGCTGGAGGCCAAAATGGCTTAA
- a CDS encoding NAD(P)-dependent oxidoreductase — MAKMVNQICIAGLVQGLSEAIAFGQKAGLDMNQVLDVIGKGAAQSWQLDNRGKTMVADKFDFGFAVDWMRKDLGLVLDEAKRNGARLPVTALVDQFYADVQAMGGQRWDTSSLIKRLK, encoded by the coding sequence TTGGCCAAGATGGTGAACCAGATTTGTATAGCCGGCCTGGTTCAGGGCCTCAGTGAGGCCATCGCCTTTGGCCAGAAAGCCGGGTTGGACATGAACCAGGTGCTGGACGTCATTGGCAAGGGCGCGGCACAAAGCTGGCAACTCGACAACCGTGGCAAGACCATGGTGGCCGACAAGTTTGACTTCGGTTTTGCCGTGGACTGGATGCGCAAGGATCTGGGCCTGGTGCTGGACGAGGCCAAGCGCAATGGTGCACGGTTGCCGGTCACCGCGCTGGTGGACCAGTTTTATGCGGATGTGCAAGCCATGGGCGGCCAGCGCTGGGACACGTCCAGCCTGATCAAACGCCTGAAATAA
- a CDS encoding BON domain-containing protein — protein sequence MKISLRRTGATLVLLGSTLGVLTGCFPLAVGGAVMTGMVATDRRTAGTVVEDEGIELRAASRIRENLGERAHVNVTSYNRQVVLTGEVPSAQDKQLVEQIVAGVDNVRHIVDEIGVMGNSSLQRSSDALVTGRVKAGLIDAKDLFTNAFKITTERGTVYVMGRVTEREAKRATDVISATPGVQKVVRILEIVSEEELARLVPPTRPDAPKQ from the coding sequence ATGAAAATCTCTTTACGACGCACTGGCGCTACGCTGGTCTTGCTGGGCAGCACCCTGGGTGTTTTGACCGGTTGTTTTCCGCTGGCCGTAGGCGGTGCCGTGATGACCGGCATGGTGGCCACGGACCGCCGCACCGCTGGCACGGTGGTGGAAGATGAAGGCATCGAGCTGCGTGCCGCCAGCCGCATCCGCGAGAACCTGGGCGAGCGCGCGCATGTCAACGTCACCAGCTACAACCGCCAGGTCGTGTTGACGGGTGAGGTGCCGTCGGCGCAAGACAAGCAGCTGGTGGAGCAGATCGTGGCCGGTGTCGACAACGTGCGCCATATCGTGGATGAAATCGGTGTGATGGGCAATTCCTCGCTGCAGCGCTCGTCGGATGCGCTGGTGACCGGACGGGTCAAGGCAGGGCTGATCGATGCCAAGGACTTGTTTACCAACGCGTTCAAGATCACCACCGAACGCGGCACGGTTTACGTCATGGGCCGCGTGACCGAACGTGAAGCCAAACGCGCGACCGACGTTATCAGCGCGACCCCTGGCGTACAAAAGGTGGTACGTATTCTGGAGATCGTCAGCGAAGAGGAATTGGCGCGCTTGGTGCCACCCACGCGACCCGATGCACCCAAGCAGTAG
- a CDS encoding H-NS family nucleoid-associated regulatory protein, which translates to MQDIREKMKAFGITVKDLQAAPAGRKGRGKSAVTTKPKAAVAKSKTTGVVVAAKYRGPNGETWSGRGLTPRWLSALLAEGKTKQDFAI; encoded by the coding sequence GTGCAGGATATTCGGGAAAAGATGAAGGCTTTTGGCATCACCGTCAAGGATCTGCAGGCAGCACCCGCAGGCCGCAAGGGGCGTGGCAAGTCCGCCGTGACCACCAAGCCCAAGGCTGCGGTTGCCAAAAGCAAGACAACGGGTGTGGTGGTTGCCGCTAAATACCGCGGTCCCAATGGTGAAACCTGGAGCGGCCGGGGCCTGACACCCCGTTGGTTGTCCGCGCTGCTGGCCGAAGGCAAAACCAAACAAGACTTTGCCATCTGA
- a CDS encoding NAD-dependent epimerase/dehydratase family protein — protein MSGIVAVTGANGFVGRALCAEAVRRGLTVRGITRSLVSCLLALKTWRWAMSMARPIGPQP, from the coding sequence ATGTCTGGAATCGTTGCTGTTACTGGTGCTAACGGGTTTGTGGGGCGGGCTTTGTGCGCCGAGGCGGTGCGCCGTGGTTTGACTGTGCGGGGCATTACGCGCTCCCTTGTATCCTGCCTTCTGGCGTTGAAAACGTGGCGGTGGGCAATGTCGATGGCGAGACCGATTGGGCCGCAGCCCTGA
- a CDS encoding glycosyltransferase, whose translation MFGCFNGLHYLQPQVDSILEQTDVDITLYVSVDRSTDGTEDWFRNLQSREARIVLLPYGETFGGAARNFFRLLREVDFSPFEYVAFADQDDIWLPGKLKRAVDRLVERGRMVIPAILSPFGNPGAPVILRNRTLSSAGIICLNRLAPDVLLC comes from the coding sequence TTGTTTGGCTGTTTTAATGGGCTGCATTATTTGCAGCCCCAGGTAGATTCCATTCTCGAACAAACCGATGTTGACATTACGCTGTATGTCAGCGTGGACCGCTCGACGGACGGAACCGAAGACTGGTTTCGCAATTTGCAATCCCGGGAGGCACGTATTGTTTTACTGCCCTATGGAGAAACCTTCGGTGGTGCAGCACGCAATTTCTTCCGTCTGCTGCGCGAGGTGGACTTTTCGCCGTTCGAGTATGTAGCGTTTGCCGACCAAGATGATATTTGGCTGCCCGGCAAATTAAAACGGGCAGTGGATCGTCTGGTGGAGCGGGGGCGGATGGTTATTCCAGCGATATTGTCGCCTTTTGGGAATCCGGGCGCTCCCGTTATATTAAGAAATCGTACCCTCAGCAGCGCTGGGATTATCTGTTTGAATCGGCTGGCCCCGGATGTACTTTTGTGTTGA
- a CDS encoding glycosyltransferase family 2 protein, which translates to MSTTAPVSVVVPCYRCAATIARAVSSVAAQTLRPAEMILVDDASGDATLQQLHTLQAQHGPLIRVVALAANAGAASARNAGWNLATQPYIAFLDADDTWHPQKLEIQYRYMQQHPEVALSGHLCRQLPADAQGASNWPITWTPGDVQCVTWSQLLLRHQFVTPR; encoded by the coding sequence ATGAGCACGACCGCGCCGGTTTCTGTTGTGGTGCCCTGCTACCGCTGTGCGGCGACCATTGCGCGGGCGGTGTCGTCCGTAGCGGCACAGACACTTCGCCCTGCCGAAATGATTCTGGTCGACGACGCCAGTGGTGACGCAACCCTGCAGCAGCTCCATACCTTGCAGGCGCAGCACGGGCCGTTGATCCGGGTCGTCGCCCTGGCGGCCAACGCAGGCGCGGCTTCTGCGCGTAATGCGGGATGGAACCTGGCGACCCAGCCCTATATCGCCTTTCTGGACGCGGACGACACCTGGCACCCGCAAAAGCTGGAGATCCAGTACCGCTATATGCAACAACACCCCGAGGTGGCCCTCAGCGGACACCTGTGTCGGCAGCTGCCCGCCGACGCGCAGGGCGCAAGTAACTGGCCGATTACATGGACCCCGGGTGACGTGCAGTGTGTGACCTGGTCTCAGTTGCTACTGCGCCACCAGTTTGTCACCCCTCGGTGA
- a CDS encoding glycosyltransferase family 2 protein: MMPRVAIVVLNWNGWVDTLACVASLQSLDYANFHIVLVDNGSTDGSEEQFRHVLPKLELLQTGTNLGFGGGCNVGMRHALAGGAEYIWLINSDATVDPGALSALVRVAEQNPRWPRSVRCCLMPMQRRRFSCGVVAM; this comes from the coding sequence ATGATGCCACGTGTGGCTATTGTGGTGCTGAACTGGAACGGCTGGGTAGACACCCTGGCATGTGTTGCGAGCCTGCAGTCGCTGGACTATGCAAACTTTCATATTGTGTTGGTCGACAACGGGTCGACGGACGGCTCGGAAGAGCAGTTCCGGCATGTGCTCCCCAAGCTGGAGCTGCTACAAACCGGTACTAACCTGGGGTTCGGTGGTGGGTGCAATGTAGGAATGCGACACGCACTGGCCGGCGGCGCTGAATATATCTGGCTGATCAATAGCGATGCAACGGTGGACCCTGGCGCGTTATCGGCGTTGGTCCGGGTTGCTGAGCAAAATCCCCGCTGGCCGCGGTCGGTTCGGTGCTGTTTGATGCCGATGCAAAGACGCAGGTTCAGTTGTGGGGTGGTGGCCATGTAG